In Gemmatimonadota bacterium, one DNA window encodes the following:
- a CDS encoding helix-turn-helix transcriptional regulator → MAEALGVDRAQVTRWREGVTEPGPENADRIVGLDAVVELLTGYLEPSSIAKWLNGFNAHLSDRRPIDLLRQGNLSDVVAAIEALKSGSYA, encoded by the coding sequence GTGGCAGAGGCTCTCGGCGTGGACCGGGCGCAGGTGACGCGCTGGAGAGAGGGGGTGACGGAGCCGGGTCCCGAGAACGCGGACCGGATCGTGGGTCTAGATGCCGTCGTCGAGCTCCTTACCGGGTACCTCGAACCCAGCTCGATTGCGAAATGGCTGAACGGCTTCAACGCGCACCTGAGCGACCGCCGGCCCATTGACCTTCTGCGGCAGGGCAACCTTTCCGACGTGGTGGCTGCCATTGAAGCGCTGAAGAGCGGCTCCTACGCTTGA